The DNA window CGATATAGTGCTGGTTGTAAAAGCACTTGCGTACCCGAAACATGTGCAGGAACGCGAAGTAGAGTTTCTGGAACACGTGGATGTCGTGTCGGCTGATGCGCCCGCCGGTCTGCGCCTCCAGGCGGTCGATCAGTTCGTCCGGCACCATGATCTTGGGATTGTCCATCAGCCGAGCCGCGCCGAGCATCCGCAGCGTCAGATAGAAAACTTCCTTCACGTTTTTCCGTTTTGCGGCGAAATCGAGAACCGTCCCCATTTCCTCGTCGTTCAGCCCCGGCGACACGGTCATCTTCAGATCGACCGCGATGCCCGCCTCTTCGAGATTGGCGATGGTCTTCGCCTTCGTTTCGGCCAGCGCCTCGCCGCGCAGCTCCTTGTAGGTCACGTCGGAGAATCCGTCGAACTGCAGGTGCACTTCGCGCAGGCCGGCGTCCTTGAGCTTGCGCGCGTAGCCGGGAACGGCCAGCGCGATGCCGTTCGTGTGCAAGGCGCTGCGGTTGCCGGTGGACTCCACGAGGCGGATCAGGTCGGGAAGATCCTTGCGCATCGTGGGCTCCGCGCCCATCAAGTCGATCTTGAAGCCCTTCTTGCCCTCCAGAAACTTTTCGAGTTTTTCCTTGGGGTAATCGGGCAACTGGCGCTGGTTGGCCGACGCGAGACAGATGGGGCAATCGAGATTGCAGCGATCCGTCGTGCGCAGAATGTAGTCCTTCTGCTTGTACGCGTCGCGGATCAGGCTGAAGTAGTAGTCGTGCAGATTGCCGTACTGCTCGGGGTGTTTCGAAAGCCGGTGGCGCGTCTCGCCGTGCTCGCGGCACGTGCGCGACAGCCACACGCCCGCGTCGTCCCGTTCGACGCGACCGGGAACGAGCTTCAGGCATTCGGGGCAGATCGAATGCGTTTCGCGGAGAATCTCCATGGACAGGCAGGATAGCACGAACCGCCCGGCGGACAATGAAAGGCGGATCACGCTCGACGCGTTCGGCGTTTCGTCGCCGTGGCCGGTGCCGTCGCGGTCGCGGTTGCAAACAGATCCCGCAGACGCACCCGCCGCAGGTCGTTCGAGGCTGCCATCTGAAGAGCACGGAGACGATCTTCGGTGTCGCCAAGC is part of the Deltaproteobacteria bacterium genome and encodes:
- a CDS encoding radical SAM protein; amino-acid sequence: MLSCLSMEILRETHSICPECLKLVPGRVERDDAGVWLSRTCREHGETRHRLSKHPEQYGNLHDYYFSLIRDAYKQKDYILRTTDRCNLDCPICLASANQRQLPDYPKEKLEKFLEGKKGFKIDLMGAEPTMRKDLPDLIRLVESTGNRSALHTNGIALAVPGYARKLKDAGLREVHLQFDGFSDVTYKELRGEALAETKAKTIANLEEAGIAVDLKMTVSPGLNDEEMGTVLDFAAKRKNVKEVFYLTLRMLGAARLMDNPKIMVPDELIDRLEAQTGGRISRHDIHVFQKLYFAFLHMFRVRKCFYNQHYIVRREKGGWVPLSQVIRMKGLEAKLDRYHRETGETGKRLGPGLRLVFGMMPHFLTRRGIAFAADAFVIKMLLYFGFDLSRIPSRNILIGFITACDPLLYDSGVSENCGKGDLSLDQGRRPSGSIANVLRDRSIYGETKAAS